Proteins found in one Microbacterium sp. LWS13-1.2 genomic segment:
- the panC gene encoding pantoate--beta-alanine ligase: protein MISTIDELRARLAEVRAAAPEARVALISTIGALHDGHIDLVHRAREVADIVVVSVFVNPLRFASQAEFAAYLRTPDDDARLLESLGVDVVFAPDAKELLPDGSATTKVTAGDLGLRYEGRSRPFYFDGLLTVEAKLFHLVQPDVAVYGERDRQRVFLVRRMIRDLFFEVEVATVETVRGDDGLPVSTRVGMLEDRDLAAAALLPAALDAAAANADRGIDACIAAAQSALMGEPRIRLEYLSVVDPATFLPVDEGTSGPALALIAATVAGHRLIDNAEIYLG, encoded by the coding sequence ATGATCAGCACCATCGACGAGTTGCGTGCTCGGCTCGCCGAGGTCCGCGCCGCCGCACCCGAGGCCCGCGTCGCACTCATCTCGACCATCGGGGCGCTCCACGACGGCCACATCGACCTCGTGCACCGAGCGCGTGAGGTCGCCGACATCGTCGTCGTGTCGGTGTTCGTCAATCCGCTGCGCTTCGCCTCGCAGGCGGAGTTCGCCGCGTATCTACGCACCCCCGACGACGACGCCCGACTGCTGGAGTCGCTCGGGGTCGACGTGGTCTTCGCGCCCGACGCCAAGGAGCTGCTCCCCGACGGCTCGGCGACGACGAAGGTCACCGCCGGCGATCTCGGCCTGCGGTACGAGGGGCGCTCGCGCCCGTTCTACTTCGACGGCCTGCTCACCGTCGAGGCGAAGCTGTTCCATCTCGTGCAGCCCGACGTCGCCGTGTACGGCGAGCGGGATCGGCAGCGCGTGTTCCTCGTGCGCCGCATGATCCGCGACCTGTTCTTCGAGGTCGAGGTGGCGACGGTCGAGACCGTGCGCGGTGACGACGGCCTTCCCGTGTCGACCCGGGTGGGGATGCTCGAGGACCGTGACCTCGCGGCCGCGGCACTCCTTCCGGCGGCGCTCGACGCCGCCGCCGCGAACGCCGACCGTGGCATCGACGCGTGCATAGCCGCGGCCCAGTCGGCGCTCATGGGTGAGCCGCGCATCCGCCTGGAGTACTTGAGTGTCGTCGATCCGGCGACGTTCCTTCCGGTCGACGAAGGCACCAGCGGACCCGCGCTCGCGCTCATCGCCGCGACGGTGGCGGGCCACCGGCTGATCGACAACGCCGAGATCTACCTGGGCTGA
- a CDS encoding PH domain-containing protein produces MTNSPEATTPDSSPASTTTEAGSTFGRIAEPRSENRLVLESGVWHQISPKYVTVQLISTGSFLLLVIAATLVLTLLMHQLWAWIPGGILTVILAWTLVILPRQARSIGYQLRDDDLVFRRGILWQRFVAVPYGRMQLIDITHGPLDRGFGIAQLKFVTAAAATGVVIPGLEQSTAETLRDHLVEVAESRRTGL; encoded by the coding sequence ATGACGAACAGCCCGGAGGCGACGACCCCGGACTCGAGCCCCGCCTCCACGACCACTGAGGCGGGGAGCACGTTCGGGCGGATCGCCGAGCCGCGCTCCGAGAACCGGCTCGTGCTCGAAAGCGGTGTCTGGCATCAGATCTCGCCGAAGTACGTGACGGTGCAGCTGATCTCCACCGGCTCGTTCCTGCTGCTCGTCATCGCGGCCACTCTGGTGCTCACGCTGCTCATGCACCAGCTGTGGGCGTGGATCCCCGGCGGCATCCTCACGGTGATCCTCGCGTGGACCCTCGTGATCCTGCCGCGCCAGGCCCGCTCGATCGGGTACCAGCTCCGCGACGACGACCTGGTGTTCCGCCGCGGCATCCTGTGGCAGCGCTTCGTGGCCGTCCCCTACGGCCGCATGCAGCTGATCGACATCACCCATGGCCCGCTGGACCGGGGCTTCGGCATCGCCCAGCTGAAGTTCGTCACCGCGGCCGCGGCGACCGGCGTGGTCATCCCCGGGCTCGAGCAGTCCACCGCCGAGACGCTCCGCGACCACCTCGTCGAGGTCGCCGAGAGTCGGCGCACGGGTCTATGA
- a CDS encoding MBL fold metallo-hydrolase has product MRITRIGGPTALVEWEGWRILTDPTFDPPGRTYSFALGTTSRKTTGPAIALADIGDVDLVLVSHHDHADNLDDAGRAGLGVGRTVLTTVAGAKRLSATGAHPDARGLRAGDTVTLTAEGKPDLVVTATPCRHGAPFTRPIVGPVVGFALAGVGAAHPALWMTGDTVMYPALRRVAAGMHPDVALVHIGAVRFPLTGPLAYTMDADDAIELIGLAEPGAAVPVHVEGWSHFSQQEDEATRVLAAAPGAVRERVRWAPLGEPIDFP; this is encoded by the coding sequence ATGCGCATCACACGGATCGGCGGTCCGACGGCTCTCGTCGAATGGGAAGGGTGGCGGATCCTCACCGACCCCACCTTCGACCCGCCGGGGCGCACCTACTCCTTCGCGCTCGGGACGACCTCGCGCAAGACCACGGGCCCCGCGATCGCGCTCGCCGACATCGGCGACGTCGACCTCGTGCTGGTGAGTCACCATGATCACGCCGACAACCTCGACGACGCCGGCCGTGCGGGCCTGGGAGTCGGGCGCACGGTGCTCACGACGGTCGCCGGCGCCAAGCGGCTGTCGGCCACGGGTGCGCACCCCGACGCACGCGGCCTGCGCGCCGGTGACACGGTCACCCTCACCGCCGAGGGCAAGCCCGACCTCGTCGTCACGGCGACCCCGTGCCGGCACGGCGCCCCGTTCACGCGTCCGATCGTCGGTCCGGTCGTCGGCTTCGCGCTGGCGGGCGTGGGCGCCGCGCACCCGGCGCTGTGGATGACGGGCGACACCGTGATGTACCCCGCGCTGCGCCGCGTCGCAGCCGGAATGCACCCCGATGTCGCCCTGGTGCACATCGGTGCGGTGAGGTTCCCGCTCACCGGACCGCTCGCCTACACGATGGATGCCGACGACGCGATCGAGCTCATCGGACTCGCCGAACCGGGTGCGGCCGTGCCCGTGCACGTCGAGGGCTGGAGCCACTTCTCGCAGCAGGAGGACGAGGCGACCCGAGTGCTGGCGGCAGCGCCCGGAGCGGTGCGCGAGCGCGTCCGGTGGGCGCCGCTCGGCGAGCCGATCGACTTCCCCTGA
- the ftsH gene encoding ATP-dependent zinc metalloprotease FtsH, which yields MDFKKITRNPLFYVLLIGVFLIVGFSLISSLNGAKQISTQEGLELLSGDTVTEVVNTDGDQRVDMKLSKEYDGATDVQFYYVTARAAEVVDAVNAADPEDGFNDAVPRATWFDGFLSLLLPILLLGLLFWFLMSSAQGGGSKVMQFGKSRAKLVTKEMPQVTFQDVAGSDEAIEELEEIKDFLKDPSKFQAVGARIPKGVLLYGPPGTGKTLLARAVAGEAGVPFYSISGSDFVEMFVGVGASRVRDLFNNAKDNSPAIIFIDEIDAVGRHRGAGMGGGHDEREQTLNQMLVEMDGFDPKVNVIVIAATNRPDILDPALLRPGRFDRQIGVDAPDFKGRTKILEVHGRGKPLADGVDLEVVARKTPGFTGADLANVLNEAALLTARSNAQLIDNRALDEAIDRVIAGPQRRTRVMKDKEKLITAYHEGGHALAAAAMNHTDPVTKVTILPRGKALGYTMVLPLDDKYSVTRNELQDQLTYAMGGRVAEEIVFHDPTTGASNDIEKATGIARKMVTEYGMTGDIGPVKLGQSSGEVFMGRDMGHGREFSERIAERVDTQVRDLIEQAHNEAYEVINANRHVLDKLALELLEKETLDHLELAEIFKDVKRLPPRPQWLSSEQRPPSTLPPIDVPQRRDDAGLAASVEAEQPAAEKAPKRRPSGQARPATA from the coding sequence ATGGACTTCAAGAAGATCACCCGCAACCCGCTCTTCTACGTCCTGCTGATCGGGGTCTTCCTCATCGTGGGGTTCTCGCTCATCTCGAGCCTGAACGGTGCGAAGCAGATCTCCACGCAGGAGGGCCTCGAGCTGCTCTCCGGTGACACCGTCACCGAGGTCGTCAACACCGACGGCGATCAGCGTGTCGACATGAAGCTCTCGAAGGAGTACGACGGCGCGACGGACGTGCAGTTCTACTACGTCACCGCCCGTGCCGCCGAGGTCGTCGACGCGGTCAACGCGGCCGACCCGGAGGACGGCTTCAACGACGCGGTGCCGCGCGCCACCTGGTTCGACGGATTCCTGTCGCTCCTGCTCCCGATCCTGCTGCTCGGCCTGCTGTTCTGGTTCCTGATGTCCAGCGCCCAGGGCGGCGGCAGCAAGGTCATGCAGTTCGGCAAGTCGCGCGCGAAGCTCGTGACGAAGGAGATGCCCCAGGTTACCTTCCAGGATGTCGCGGGCTCCGACGAGGCGATCGAAGAGCTCGAAGAGATCAAGGACTTCCTGAAGGACCCGTCGAAGTTCCAGGCTGTCGGCGCCCGGATCCCGAAGGGCGTGCTGCTGTACGGCCCTCCCGGAACCGGCAAGACGCTCCTGGCCCGCGCCGTCGCGGGCGAGGCGGGTGTGCCGTTCTACTCGATCTCGGGATCGGACTTCGTCGAGATGTTCGTCGGCGTCGGCGCCAGCCGCGTGCGCGACCTGTTCAACAACGCCAAGGACAACTCCCCGGCGATCATCTTCATCGACGAGATCGACGCCGTCGGCCGCCACCGCGGCGCCGGCATGGGCGGCGGTCACGACGAGCGCGAGCAGACGCTCAACCAGATGCTCGTCGAGATGGACGGCTTCGACCCCAAGGTCAACGTCATCGTGATCGCGGCGACCAACCGCCCCGACATCCTCGACCCCGCACTCCTGCGTCCGGGCCGCTTCGACCGCCAGATCGGCGTCGACGCGCCCGACTTCAAGGGCCGCACCAAGATCCTCGAGGTGCACGGCCGCGGCAAGCCGCTCGCCGACGGCGTCGACCTCGAGGTCGTCGCCCGCAAGACCCCCGGCTTCACCGGTGCCGACCTCGCCAACGTGCTGAACGAGGCCGCCCTGCTCACCGCGCGCTCGAACGCGCAGCTGATCGACAACCGCGCGCTCGATGAGGCCATCGACCGTGTGATCGCCGGCCCGCAGCGCCGCACCCGGGTGATGAAGGACAAGGAGAAGCTCATCACCGCGTACCACGAGGGCGGACACGCGCTCGCGGCGGCGGCGATGAACCACACCGACCCCGTCACGAAGGTCACGATCCTCCCGCGCGGCAAGGCCCTCGGCTACACGATGGTGCTGCCGCTCGACGACAAGTACTCCGTCACCCGCAACGAGCTGCAGGACCAGCTCACCTACGCGATGGGCGGTCGCGTCGCGGAAGAGATCGTGTTCCACGATCCGACCACGGGTGCGTCGAACGACATCGAGAAGGCGACCGGCATCGCCCGCAAGATGGTGACCGAGTACGGCATGACCGGCGACATCGGACCGGTCAAGCTCGGGCAGTCGTCGGGCGAGGTGTTCATGGGCCGCGACATGGGTCACGGCCGCGAGTTCTCGGAGCGGATCGCCGAGCGCGTCGACACGCAGGTGCGCGACCTCATCGAACAGGCCCACAACGAGGCCTACGAGGTGATCAACGCGAACCGCCACGTGCTCGACAAGCTCGCCCTGGAGCTCCTCGAGAAGGAGACGCTCGACCACCTGGAGCTCGCCGAGATCTTCAAGGACGTCAAGCGCCTCCCGCCGCGCCCGCAGTGGCTGTCGAGCGAGCAGCGCCCGCCGTCGACCCTGCCCCCGATCGACGTGCCGCAGCGCCGGGACGACGCGGGCCTCGCAGCCAGCGTCGAGGCCGAGCAGCCGGCCGCCGAGAAGGCGCCCAAGCGTCGTCCGTCCGGACAGGCGCGCCCCGCGACCGCGTAG
- the folK gene encoding 2-amino-4-hydroxy-6-hydroxymethyldihydropteridine diphosphokinase — translation MNRRLAQGFDGDVERHPRGPVEAVVALGANLGERAETMTAAIKDLARVPLVDAVRVSEPIESVAMKPDGPNAAAPAYLNAVAILTTRLAPSVLLGYLHAIEQRHGRVRSATRTASEPGWEDRTLDLDLIAYGDVVSDDPRLLLPHPRAAERDFVLGPWLAVDPDAVLPGTGRVDDALRRLREAGGR, via the coding sequence ATGAACCGCCGCCTGGCTCAGGGCTTCGACGGCGACGTCGAGCGTCATCCGCGCGGACCCGTCGAGGCCGTCGTGGCCCTGGGGGCGAACCTGGGCGAGCGCGCCGAGACGATGACGGCCGCGATCAAGGACCTGGCCCGCGTGCCGCTCGTCGACGCCGTGCGGGTGTCGGAGCCGATCGAGTCGGTCGCGATGAAGCCGGACGGGCCGAATGCCGCCGCGCCGGCGTATCTGAACGCCGTGGCGATCCTCACCACGCGCCTGGCCCCGTCGGTGCTGCTGGGCTACCTCCACGCGATCGAGCAGCGGCACGGACGCGTGCGCTCTGCGACTCGCACGGCGAGCGAGCCCGGCTGGGAGGATCGCACGCTCGACCTCGACCTGATCGCCTACGGGGATGTCGTCAGCGACGACCCGCGACTGCTGCTGCCCCACCCGCGTGCCGCCGAGCGCGACTTCGTGCTCGGACCGTGGCTCGCCGTCGACCCCGATGCCGTGCTTCCCGGCACGGGGCGTGTCGACGACGCCCTCCGGCGGCTGCGTGAGGCGGGAGGACGATGA
- a CDS encoding PH domain-containing protein produces MTSIPGPVEGSGASPGVPGASPGAPGASPGAPGASPGVPGAPPSQLVRSPLSDGEWHRLHPLTPLLRGGLFLIVVIGIVFANLRDRLVFIFLPWLAPDIEEEVGEWEGAGGDPIDFIIANNLYVLAGLAVLAALIVLVAVFYTSWRFHTFRITDDDVEVRSGILFRTQRRAPLDRVQGVNLTRPMIARLLGMAKLEVVGAGADANVKLEYLSTANAEAVRADILRLASGRRLSAAAGPAGAPGPRRAGRVATLSQTVGREITGLIEGPEAPVTELESVVHIPVGRLVASHILSMSTLGLLFAIIAIVIGVGQGITWLLFGFVPAIIGFGAYWLRSIVRSLRYAIAPTPDGVRITFGLFTTITEIVPPGRVHAVEVTQPIMWRPAGWWTVRINRLTGRSAADGSTDQFTTTLPVGTAADVERVLRLLQPGLPDEERALVVQEGMFGPGETDTFTNTPKRAWWIVPLSYRRNGFRLTDDVLLMRRGIVWRKLVILPLARLQSIGLYQGPLDRASGVTNVRAHVVAGPVSPFLAAVDRDSALALFDGVACGSVRAAFTDRTHRWAQDDTGAPEPADLMPADPAPAPAGAGAPPAADAGEDRT; encoded by the coding sequence ATGACCTCGATCCCCGGCCCCGTCGAAGGCAGCGGTGCGTCGCCCGGCGTCCCTGGCGCGTCGCCCGGCGCCCCGGGCGCGTCGCCCGGCGCCCCTGGCGCTTCGCCCGGCGTCCCGGGCGCGCCCCCGTCGCAGCTTGTGCGCTCTCCGCTCAGCGACGGCGAGTGGCATCGCCTCCACCCGCTCACGCCGCTGCTGCGCGGCGGGCTGTTCCTGATCGTCGTCATCGGCATCGTGTTCGCGAACCTACGCGATCGCCTCGTGTTCATCTTCCTGCCGTGGCTCGCCCCCGACATCGAGGAAGAGGTCGGCGAGTGGGAAGGCGCAGGCGGCGACCCGATCGACTTCATCATCGCGAACAACCTCTATGTGCTGGCAGGACTCGCGGTGCTCGCGGCCCTCATCGTGCTCGTCGCGGTGTTCTACACCTCGTGGCGCTTCCACACGTTCCGGATCACCGACGACGACGTCGAGGTGCGCAGCGGCATCCTGTTCCGCACGCAGCGCCGCGCCCCGCTCGACCGCGTGCAGGGCGTCAACCTCACCCGTCCCATGATCGCGCGGCTGCTGGGCATGGCGAAGCTCGAGGTCGTCGGCGCAGGGGCCGACGCCAACGTCAAGCTCGAGTACCTGTCCACGGCCAACGCGGAAGCCGTCCGCGCCGACATCCTGCGCCTCGCTTCCGGGCGTCGCCTGTCGGCGGCCGCCGGTCCCGCGGGCGCCCCCGGCCCCCGGCGCGCGGGCAGGGTCGCGACGCTGAGCCAGACGGTAGGGCGTGAGATCACCGGCCTCATCGAGGGCCCCGAAGCGCCGGTGACCGAGCTCGAGTCGGTCGTCCACATCCCGGTGGGCCGGCTCGTGGCCTCCCACATCCTCAGCATGTCGACGCTCGGGCTCCTGTTCGCGATCATCGCGATCGTGATCGGGGTCGGCCAGGGCATCACGTGGCTGCTGTTCGGCTTCGTCCCCGCGATCATCGGTTTCGGTGCCTACTGGCTGCGCTCGATCGTCCGCTCGCTGCGGTACGCGATCGCCCCGACGCCCGACGGCGTCCGGATCACGTTCGGCCTCTTCACCACCATCACCGAGATCGTCCCCCCGGGCCGCGTGCATGCGGTCGAGGTGACGCAGCCGATCATGTGGCGCCCCGCCGGCTGGTGGACCGTCCGCATCAACAGGCTCACCGGCCGCAGCGCGGCCGACGGCAGCACGGACCAGTTCACCACGACGCTGCCGGTCGGCACGGCCGCCGACGTCGAGCGCGTGCTGCGGCTGCTGCAGCCGGGGCTGCCCGACGAGGAGCGGGCGCTCGTCGTGCAGGAGGGCATGTTCGGACCCGGCGAGACCGACACCTTCACGAACACGCCGAAGCGTGCGTGGTGGATCGTGCCGCTGTCCTACCGGCGCAACGGCTTCCGTCTCACGGACGACGTGCTCCTGATGCGTCGGGGCATCGTGTGGCGCAAACTCGTGATCCTGCCGCTCGCCCGCCTGCAGAGCATCGGTCTGTACCAGGGGCCCCTCGACCGTGCATCGGGCGTGACGAACGTGCGTGCGCACGTCGTCGCGGGGCCGGTGTCGCCGTTCCTGGCGGCGGTGGACCGCGACAGCGCGCTGGCGCTGTTCGACGGCGTTGCGTGTGGTTCGGTGCGCGCGGCGTTCACCGACCGCACCCACCGCTGGGCCCAGGACGACACGGGCGCACCGGAGCCGGCGGACCTCATGCCCGCGGACCCCGCGCCGGCGCCCGCGGGTGCCGGCGCGCCCCCGGCCGCGGATGCGGGGGAGGATCGCACATGA
- the folB gene encoding dihydroneopterin aldolase has protein sequence MDFIDEITLTGVRAFGYHGVFAEERREGQEFVIDATLYVSTAQAAESDDVADTVHYGEVAERIVEMVGGEPLNLIEGVAARIADDLLARDGVRMVAVTVHKPQAPITVPFADVSVTIRRARREELFDGEVA, from the coding sequence ATGGACTTCATCGACGAGATCACGCTGACCGGTGTCCGTGCATTCGGGTACCACGGCGTATTCGCCGAGGAGCGTCGTGAAGGCCAGGAGTTCGTGATCGACGCGACCCTCTACGTCAGCACGGCGCAGGCGGCGGAGTCCGACGACGTCGCCGACACGGTCCACTACGGCGAGGTCGCCGAACGCATCGTCGAGATGGTCGGCGGCGAGCCGCTGAACCTCATCGAGGGCGTCGCGGCCCGCATCGCAGACGACCTGCTCGCACGCGACGGCGTGAGGATGGTCGCGGTCACCGTCCACAAGCCCCAGGCGCCCATCACGGTGCCGTTCGCCGACGTGTCGGTCACGATCCGGCGGGCCCGGCGCGAAGAGCTCTTCGATGGGGAGGTTGCATGA
- a CDS encoding Rossmann-like and DUF2520 domain-containing protein gives MTRDGRLGVGIIGAGRVGPVLGAALGGAGHALVGITQGSDQERVEAILPGVPVLDATEVARRSELVIIAVPHDQLEGLVTGLAEVGAWQPGQLVLHTDPAWGAGILAPAVAKGAIPLAVHPAIEFSGTSMDLRALASAYAAVTAPGPVLPIAQALAVELGCEPVVVDESARPAYGEAIATARVFSRSIVHQAAALLADAGIPYPGSFLSALAHTTLDHALAEAGSGPVTGEPPATIQG, from the coding sequence ATGACCCGTGACGGACGACTCGGAGTCGGCATCATCGGCGCCGGTCGCGTCGGACCGGTGCTCGGTGCCGCTCTCGGCGGCGCCGGACACGCGCTCGTGGGGATCACGCAGGGCTCCGACCAGGAGCGGGTCGAGGCGATCCTGCCGGGCGTCCCGGTACTCGACGCGACGGAGGTCGCCCGGCGCAGCGAGCTCGTGATCATCGCCGTGCCGCACGACCAGCTCGAAGGGCTCGTCACGGGTCTGGCCGAGGTCGGGGCGTGGCAGCCGGGACAGCTCGTGCTGCACACGGATCCGGCCTGGGGTGCCGGCATCCTGGCTCCTGCGGTGGCCAAGGGCGCGATCCCGCTCGCGGTCCATCCAGCGATCGAGTTCAGCGGCACGTCGATGGATCTGCGCGCCCTCGCCAGCGCCTACGCGGCCGTCACCGCACCCGGACCCGTTCTTCCGATCGCGCAGGCCCTCGCCGTGGAACTCGGCTGCGAGCCCGTCGTCGTGGACGAATCGGCACGGCCGGCGTACGGCGAGGCGATCGCGACGGCGCGGGTCTTCTCGCGGTCCATCGTGCACCAGGCTGCCGCTCTGCTGGCGGACGCGGGCATCCCGTATCCGGGCTCGTTCCTGTCGGCGCTCGCGCACACGACGCTCGACCACGCGCTCGCCGAGGCCGGCTCTGGTCCGGTGACCGGCGAACCCCCCGCTACGATCCAAGGATGA
- the folP gene encoding dihydropteroate synthase, whose protein sequence is MTLIMGIVNVTPDSFSDGGRYLDAADAVAHGLRLRADGAHLLDVGGESTRPGAERVDPRVERERVLPVVRALADAGVVVSIDTMNAPTAVAAVEAGARIVNDVSGGLADPEMLAAVAATDADIALSHWRGHSTYMYARAQYGDVVDEVVTELRARIEAAASAGIAPSRVIVDPGIGFGKKGAQNWAMLRGLDRLVGVGPRVLLGTSRKKFLAEALADDPAEAAEARRDLATAVTSALAAQAGAWAVRVHDVAGTRDALTVARAWQEGSRWTSSTRSR, encoded by the coding sequence ATGACGCTCATCATGGGCATCGTCAACGTGACGCCCGACTCGTTCAGCGACGGCGGACGCTACCTCGATGCCGCCGACGCGGTCGCCCACGGGCTGCGGCTGCGCGCCGACGGCGCCCACCTGCTCGATGTCGGCGGCGAATCGACCCGCCCCGGCGCGGAGCGCGTCGACCCGCGCGTCGAGCGGGAGCGCGTGCTCCCCGTCGTGCGGGCGCTGGCCGACGCGGGAGTCGTGGTCAGCATCGACACCATGAACGCCCCCACCGCCGTCGCCGCCGTCGAGGCAGGGGCGCGCATCGTCAACGACGTGTCGGGCGGCCTGGCCGACCCGGAGATGCTTGCGGCGGTCGCTGCCACGGACGCCGACATCGCGCTCAGTCACTGGCGCGGGCACTCGACCTACATGTACGCGCGGGCCCAGTACGGCGACGTCGTCGACGAGGTCGTCACCGAGCTCCGCGCGCGCATCGAGGCGGCGGCATCCGCCGGCATCGCCCCGTCGCGCGTGATCGTGGACCCCGGCATCGGCTTCGGCAAGAAGGGCGCCCAGAACTGGGCGATGCTGCGCGGGCTCGACCGGCTCGTCGGTGTCGGGCCGCGCGTGCTGCTCGGCACGAGCCGCAAGAAGTTCCTCGCGGAGGCACTCGCGGACGACCCCGCCGAAGCCGCCGAAGCCCGCCGGGATCTCGCGACGGCGGTGACGAGCGCGCTCGCCGCCCAGGCGGGAGCGTGGGCGGTGCGCGTGCACGATGTCGCCGGCACGCGCGATGCTCTCACCGTTGCGCGCGCCTGGCAGGAAGGAAGCCGATGGACTTCATCGACGAGATCACGCTGA
- the folE gene encoding GTP cyclohydrolase I — translation MAVDRERIAALVRELLEAIGEDPERPGLRQTPERVADAYTEFFAGVGEDAAAPLARTISVSRGPAPDTLPSGAVMLRDILFRSVCEHHLLPFRGHAHLAYLPGEQVVGLGALPKVVEILSSRPQVQERLGEQIADVIAASLDARGVLVVLEATHECVTMRGGRQPDASTVTIAARGELAEPAARAELVALIGASRPSGIRG, via the coding sequence GTGGCCGTCGACCGTGAGCGCATCGCCGCGCTCGTGCGCGAGCTGCTGGAGGCGATCGGCGAAGACCCCGAGCGCCCCGGCCTGAGGCAGACGCCCGAGCGCGTGGCAGACGCGTACACCGAGTTCTTCGCGGGAGTCGGAGAGGATGCCGCAGCCCCGCTCGCGCGCACCATCTCGGTGTCGCGCGGGCCGGCACCCGACACGCTGCCGTCCGGTGCGGTCATGCTGCGCGACATCCTGTTCCGCTCGGTGTGCGAGCACCACCTGCTGCCGTTCCGCGGTCATGCGCACCTCGCGTATCTGCCCGGCGAGCAGGTCGTCGGGCTCGGGGCGCTGCCCAAGGTGGTCGAGATCCTGTCGTCGCGGCCGCAGGTGCAGGAGCGTCTCGGCGAGCAGATCGCCGATGTGATCGCGGCATCCCTGGACGCGCGCGGTGTGCTGGTCGTCCTCGAGGCGACGCACGAGTGCGTGACGATGCGCGGCGGGCGCCAGCCGGATGCCTCGACCGTGACGATCGCCGCACGCGGCGAGCTGGCCGAGCCCGCGGCGCGTGCCGAGCTGGTCGCGCTGATCGGGGCATCGCGGCCTTCGGGGATCCGCGGATGA
- a CDS encoding DUF3180 domain-containing protein encodes MKRTGAGVLAISAILGVAAGFIVDQLLTSAGRPTFTPAVTLPILLVLLGALVIALAIPIRRATRGTSTSKVDPFRAVRIAMLAKASSIVGAAVGGVGAGLWVFLATRPVAPSLGSLGAVIATTVSGALLVAAGLVAEHLCTIRKDDDDEQPGGDDPGLEPRLHDH; translated from the coding sequence ATGAAGCGCACCGGTGCCGGCGTGCTGGCCATCTCCGCCATCCTCGGCGTCGCGGCCGGCTTCATCGTCGATCAGCTCCTGACGTCGGCGGGACGCCCCACCTTCACTCCGGCCGTCACCCTGCCGATCCTCCTCGTGCTGCTCGGAGCTCTCGTCATCGCGCTCGCGATCCCGATCCGCCGCGCCACGCGCGGCACCTCGACGTCGAAGGTGGACCCCTTCCGCGCCGTGCGCATCGCGATGCTGGCGAAGGCCTCCAGCATCGTGGGCGCCGCCGTCGGCGGGGTGGGAGCAGGGCTGTGGGTCTTCCTGGCGACCCGGCCCGTCGCGCCCTCGCTAGGCTCGTTGGGAGCGGTCATCGCGACGACCGTGAGCGGCGCCCTGCTGGTCGCCGCGGGTCTTGTCGCGGAGCACCTGTGCACCATCCGGAAGGACGACGATGACGAACAGCCCGGAGGCGACGACCCCGGACTCGAGCCCCGCCTCCACGACCACTGA